A stretch of the Streptomyces venezuelae genome encodes the following:
- a CDS encoding ABC transporter substrate-binding protein has translation MKIRNQWLVAPLGAVTAAALLSGCGAQESTGAGNQSVTMGMSDEVKATDPASGYDPGSWLLFNNVFQSLLHFPKGSTTPSPEAAETCGFDGSDSKRFSCTLRDGLKFSNGNALTSKDVKYSFERTLKINDENGPAVMLSSIAGIDTPDEKTVVFRLKTSDATFPSKIASGAGSIVDHREYPADKLRTDGKAVGSGVYKLDSFGEKSASLSVNDSYKGQAKPKNTGVTIKFFNEDQAALKKALDDGGVDFAFRGLAPQDIPAPAASNGSDGKPSAVQGTGAEVEHLVFNMNDPIAGKLPVRKAIAYLLDREALTKTVYQGTATPLYSMVPAGISGHTTSFFDKYGSSPQPDKAKEVLEKGGIKSKVKVTLWSTPTRYGPATDQQFQVIAKQLNDSGLFQADVKSVEFDQYEKDIEAGKYGIYVKGWVPDYPDADNFTQPFFGKDNVLKNNYLNKEISERIIPATSALSDRTATSTDYARLQDIVADELPILPLWQSKQYAVARPNVTGLQWSLDASTVFRFWEISKG, from the coding sequence GTGAAGATTCGTAACCAGTGGTTGGTGGCCCCGCTCGGCGCGGTCACCGCAGCGGCGCTGCTCAGCGGTTGCGGCGCGCAGGAGAGCACCGGGGCCGGCAACCAGTCGGTGACCATGGGAATGTCCGACGAGGTGAAGGCGACCGACCCCGCGTCGGGCTACGACCCGGGCTCCTGGCTGCTGTTCAACAACGTCTTCCAGTCCCTGCTGCACTTCCCCAAGGGATCCACCACCCCGTCCCCCGAGGCCGCCGAGACCTGCGGCTTCGACGGCAGCGACAGCAAGCGGTTCTCCTGCACCCTGCGCGACGGGCTGAAGTTCAGCAACGGCAACGCCCTCACCTCCAAGGACGTCAAGTACTCCTTCGAGCGCACCCTGAAGATCAACGACGAGAACGGCCCGGCCGTGATGCTCTCGTCGATCGCCGGCATCGACACCCCCGACGAGAAGACCGTCGTCTTCCGCCTCAAGACCTCCGACGCGACCTTCCCCAGCAAGATCGCATCCGGTGCGGGCTCCATCGTCGACCACCGCGAATACCCGGCCGACAAGCTCCGCACCGACGGCAAGGCCGTCGGCTCCGGTGTCTACAAGCTGGACTCCTTCGGCGAGAAGAGCGCCAGCCTCTCCGTCAACGACTCCTACAAGGGCCAGGCCAAGCCCAAGAACACCGGCGTCACCATCAAGTTCTTCAACGAGGACCAGGCCGCCCTGAAGAAGGCCCTCGACGACGGCGGAGTCGACTTCGCCTTCCGCGGCCTGGCCCCCCAGGACATCCCCGCGCCCGCCGCCTCCAACGGCTCCGACGGCAAGCCCTCCGCCGTCCAGGGCACCGGCGCCGAGGTCGAACACCTCGTCTTCAACATGAACGACCCCATCGCCGGCAAGCTCCCCGTCCGCAAGGCCATCGCCTACCTGCTGGACCGCGAAGCCCTCACCAAGACCGTCTACCAGGGCACCGCCACCCCGCTCTACTCGATGGTCCCGGCCGGTATCAGCGGCCACACCACCTCCTTCTTCGACAAGTACGGCTCCTCCCCGCAGCCCGACAAGGCCAAGGAGGTCCTGGAGAAGGGCGGGATCAAGAGCAAGGTCAAGGTGACCCTCTGGTCCACCCCCACCCGCTACGGCCCGGCCACCGACCAGCAGTTCCAGGTCATAGCCAAGCAGCTCAACGACAGCGGGCTCTTCCAGGCCGACGTCAAGTCGGTCGAGTTCGACCAGTACGAGAAGGACATCGAGGCCGGCAAGTACGGCATCTACGTCAAGGGCTGGGTCCCGGACTACCCGGACGCCGACAACTTCACCCAGCCGTTCTTCGGCAAGGACAACGTCCTGAAGAACAACTACCTCAACAAGGAAATCAGCGAGCGGATCATCCCGGCCACCTCGGCCCTCTCCGACCGCACCGCCACCTCCACCGACTACGCCCGCCTCCAGGACATCGTGGCCGACGAGCTGCCGATCCTCCCCCTCTGGCAGAGCAAGCAGTACGCGGTGGCACGCCCGAACGTCACCGGCCTCCAGTGGTCCCTGGACGCCTCCACCGTCTTCCGCTTCTGGGAGATCAGCAAGGGCTGA
- a CDS encoding response regulator — protein MAIRVLLVDDQPLLRTGFRMILEAEQDLAVVGEAGDGLQALDQVRALQPDVVLMDIRMPRMDGVEATRQITGPGRDGPAKVLVLTTFDLDEYVVEALRAGASGFLLKDAPANELVQAIRVVAGGEAMLAPSITRRLLDKYAGHLPSGEESLPDTLGTLTEREVEVLKLVARGLSNAEIAADLFVSETTVKTHVGHVLTKLGLRDRVQAAVYAYESGLVRPGAQ, from the coding sequence GTGGCGATCCGCGTCCTTCTGGTCGACGACCAGCCGCTGCTGCGTACCGGGTTCCGGATGATTCTGGAGGCCGAGCAGGACCTTGCGGTCGTCGGCGAGGCCGGGGACGGTCTGCAGGCGCTGGACCAGGTGCGTGCGCTGCAGCCGGACGTGGTGCTGATGGACATCCGGATGCCGCGGATGGACGGGGTGGAGGCGACCCGGCAGATCACCGGGCCGGGCCGGGACGGTCCGGCGAAGGTGCTGGTGCTGACCACGTTCGATCTGGACGAGTACGTGGTGGAGGCGCTGCGGGCGGGTGCGAGCGGGTTCCTGCTGAAGGATGCGCCGGCCAATGAGCTGGTGCAGGCGATCCGGGTGGTGGCGGGGGGCGAGGCGATGCTCGCGCCGTCGATCACGCGGCGGCTGCTGGACAAGTACGCGGGGCACCTGCCGTCCGGTGAGGAGAGCCTTCCGGACACGCTGGGCACGTTGACCGAGCGTGAGGTCGAGGTGTTGAAGCTGGTGGCCCGGGGGCTGTCGAACGCGGAGATCGCGGCGGATCTGTTCGTCAGCGAGACGACGGTGAAGACGCATGTGGGTCATGTGCTGACGAAGCTGGGCCTGCGGGACCGGGTGCAGGCGGCGGTGTACGCGTATGAGAGCGGGCTGGTGCGGCCGGGCGCGCAGTAG
- a CDS encoding HAD family hydrolase — MTSTVPAPVARTADGSALQAVLLDMDGTLVDTEDFWWDAEVAVFGELGHRLNESWRSIVVGGPMTRSARFLIDSTGADISVGELSVLLNERFEARIADQVPLMPGAERLLSELARNNVPTALVSASHRRVIDRILQSLGPDRFAFTVAGDEVPRTKPHPDPYLFAARALGAHPSRCAVVEDTATGVAAAEAAGCRVVAVPSVGLIDPAPGRTVVGSLEDVDLPFLRSLITRLN; from the coding sequence ATGACCAGCACCGTTCCCGCCCCCGTCGCCCGCACGGCAGACGGCTCGGCCCTCCAGGCGGTGCTGCTGGACATGGACGGCACCCTCGTCGACACGGAGGACTTCTGGTGGGACGCCGAGGTGGCGGTCTTCGGAGAGCTCGGCCACCGCCTCAACGAGTCCTGGCGGTCCATCGTGGTCGGCGGCCCGATGACCCGCAGCGCCCGCTTCCTCATCGACTCCACCGGAGCCGACATCTCCGTCGGCGAACTGAGCGTGCTGCTCAACGAGCGCTTCGAGGCGCGGATCGCCGACCAGGTACCGCTGATGCCCGGCGCCGAGCGGCTGCTGTCCGAGCTGGCCCGGAACAACGTACCCACCGCCCTGGTCTCCGCCTCCCACCGCCGGGTCATCGACCGCATCCTGCAGTCCCTGGGCCCCGACCGGTTCGCCTTCACCGTCGCCGGCGACGAGGTGCCGCGCACCAAGCCGCACCCCGACCCCTACCTGTTCGCCGCCCGGGCCCTGGGCGCCCACCCCTCGCGCTGCGCCGTGGTCGAGGACACCGCCACCGGAGTCGCCGCCGCCGAGGCCGCCGGCTGCCGCGTCGTGGCCGTACCCTCGGTCGGCCTGATCGACCCCGCCCCCGGCCGGACCGTCGTCGGCTCGCTGGAGGACGTGGACCTCCCCTTCCTGCGCTCCCTCATCACCCGGCTGAACTGA
- the metH gene encoding methionine synthase encodes MASLPNPPADTQTRADALREALATRVVVADGAMGTMLQAQDPTMEDFEQLEGCNEILNVTRPDIVSSVHEAYFGAGVDCVETNTFGTNYAALAEYEIVERNFELSEAGARIAREVADRFTAETGRQRWVLGSMGPGTKLPTLGHISYGTIRDAYQINAEGLISGGADALLVETTQDLLQTKSSIIGARRAMEALGVNIPLICSVTVETTGTMLLGSEIGAALTSLEPLGIDMIGLNCATGPAEMSEHLRYLARHSRIPLSCMPNAGLPVLGKDGAHYPLSASELADAQETFVREYGLSLVGGCCGTTPEHLRQVAERVHQLAPAVREPRPEPGASSLYQTVPFRQDTSYMAIGERTNANGSKKFREAMLEARWDDCVEMARDQIREGAHMLDLCVDYVGRDGVADMEELAGRFATASTLPIVLDSTEVGVIRAGLEKLGGRAVINSVNYEDGDGPDSRFAQVTRLAQEHGAALIALTIDEDGQARTVEHKVAIAERLIEDLTGNWGIRESDILIDTLTFTICTGQEESRKDGIATIEAIRELKRRHPDVQTTLGLSNISFGLNPAARVLLNSVFLDECVKAGLDSAIVHASKILPIARFDEEQVTTALDLIYDRRRPQQGDEPAYDPLQKLMALFEGVNTKSLKAGRAEELLALPLEERLQRRIIDGEKNGLESDLDEALQTRPALDIVNDTLLEGMKVVGELFGSGQMQLPFVLQSAEVMKTAVAYLEPHMEKSDAEGKGTIVLATVRGDVHDIGKNLVDIILSNNGYNVVNLGIKQPVSAILEAAEEHKADVIGMSGLLVKSTVIMKENLEELNQRKMAADYPVILGGAALTRAYVEQDLHEIYEGEVRYARDAFEGLRLMDALIAVKRGVPGATLPELKQRRVAKRDVPVLDVEEPEPGGRSDVAVDNPVPTPPFWGTRVVKGIPLKDYASWLDEGALFKGQWGLKQARAGGATYEELVETEGRPRLRGLLEKLHTENLLEAAVVYGYFPCVSKGEDLIILDDQGNERTRFTFPRQRRGRRLCLADFFRPEESGETDVVGLQVVTVGSRIGEATARLFADNAYREYMELHGLSVQLAEAMAEYWHARVRSELGFAGEDPADVEDMFALKYRGARFSLGYGACPDLEDRAKIADLLQPERIGVHLSEEFQLHPEQSTDAIVIHHPEAKYFNAR; translated from the coding sequence ATGGCCTCGCTGCCGAACCCGCCCGCCGACACCCAGACCCGGGCCGACGCCCTCCGAGAGGCGCTCGCCACCCGCGTGGTCGTGGCCGACGGGGCCATGGGAACCATGCTCCAGGCGCAGGACCCGACGATGGAGGACTTCGAGCAGCTCGAAGGCTGCAACGAAATCCTCAACGTCACCCGCCCGGACATCGTGAGCTCGGTCCACGAGGCCTACTTCGGCGCAGGCGTCGACTGCGTCGAGACCAACACCTTCGGCACCAACTACGCGGCCCTGGCCGAGTACGAGATCGTCGAACGCAACTTCGAGCTGTCGGAGGCCGGCGCCCGCATCGCCCGCGAGGTCGCCGACCGCTTCACCGCCGAAACCGGCCGCCAGCGCTGGGTGCTCGGCTCCATGGGCCCCGGCACCAAGCTGCCCACCCTCGGCCACATCTCGTACGGCACCATCCGCGACGCCTACCAGATCAACGCCGAAGGCCTGATCAGCGGCGGCGCCGACGCCCTCCTGGTGGAGACCACCCAGGACCTGCTCCAGACCAAGTCCTCCATCATCGGCGCCCGCCGCGCCATGGAGGCCCTCGGCGTGAACATCCCGCTGATCTGCTCGGTGACCGTCGAGACCACCGGCACCATGCTGCTCGGCTCCGAGATCGGCGCGGCCCTCACCTCGCTGGAACCGCTCGGCATCGACATGATCGGCCTGAACTGCGCCACCGGCCCCGCCGAGATGAGCGAGCACCTGCGCTACCTCGCCCGGCACTCCCGCATCCCGCTCTCCTGCATGCCCAACGCCGGCCTGCCCGTCCTCGGCAAGGACGGCGCGCACTACCCGCTCTCCGCGAGCGAGCTCGCCGACGCCCAGGAGACCTTCGTCCGCGAGTACGGCCTGTCGCTGGTCGGCGGCTGCTGCGGCACCACCCCCGAGCACCTGCGCCAGGTCGCCGAGCGGGTCCACCAGCTCGCCCCCGCGGTCCGCGAGCCCCGCCCCGAGCCGGGCGCCTCCTCCCTCTACCAGACCGTTCCGTTCCGCCAGGACACCTCGTACATGGCGATCGGCGAGCGGACGAACGCCAACGGCTCGAAGAAGTTCCGCGAGGCCATGCTGGAGGCCCGCTGGGACGACTGCGTGGAGATGGCCCGGGACCAGATCCGCGAGGGCGCGCACATGCTGGACCTGTGCGTGGACTACGTCGGCCGCGACGGCGTCGCCGACATGGAGGAGCTGGCCGGCCGCTTCGCGACCGCCTCCACCCTGCCGATCGTGCTGGACTCCACCGAGGTCGGCGTCATCCGGGCCGGCCTGGAGAAGCTCGGCGGCCGTGCCGTCATCAACTCCGTCAACTACGAGGACGGCGACGGCCCCGACTCCCGGTTCGCCCAGGTCACCCGACTGGCCCAGGAACACGGCGCCGCGCTGATCGCCCTCACCATCGACGAGGACGGCCAGGCCCGCACCGTCGAGCACAAGGTCGCCATTGCCGAACGGCTCATCGAGGACCTGACCGGGAACTGGGGCATCCGCGAGTCGGACATCCTCATCGACACCCTCACCTTCACCATCTGCACCGGCCAGGAGGAGTCCCGCAAGGACGGCATCGCGACGATCGAGGCGATCCGCGAGCTCAAGCGCCGCCACCCGGACGTCCAGACCACCCTCGGCCTGTCCAACATCTCCTTCGGCCTCAACCCGGCCGCCCGCGTCCTGCTGAACTCCGTCTTCCTCGACGAGTGCGTCAAGGCCGGCCTGGACTCGGCGATCGTGCACGCCTCCAAGATCCTGCCGATCGCCCGGTTCGACGAGGAGCAGGTCACCACCGCCCTCGACCTGATCTACGACCGGCGGCGCCCCCAGCAGGGGGACGAACCGGCCTACGACCCCCTGCAGAAGCTGATGGCGCTCTTCGAGGGCGTCAACACCAAGTCGCTGAAGGCGGGCCGCGCCGAGGAACTCCTCGCCCTGCCGCTGGAGGAGCGCCTCCAGCGCCGCATCATCGACGGCGAGAAGAACGGCCTGGAATCCGACCTGGACGAGGCCCTCCAGACCCGCCCCGCCCTCGACATCGTCAACGACACCCTCCTCGAAGGCATGAAGGTGGTCGGCGAGCTCTTCGGCTCCGGCCAGATGCAGCTGCCGTTCGTGCTCCAGTCCGCCGAGGTCATGAAGACCGCCGTGGCCTACCTCGAACCGCACATGGAGAAGTCCGACGCGGAGGGCAAGGGCACCATCGTGCTCGCCACCGTCCGCGGCGACGTCCACGACATCGGCAAGAACCTCGTGGACATCATCCTCTCCAACAACGGCTACAACGTCGTCAACCTGGGCATCAAGCAGCCCGTCTCCGCGATCCTGGAAGCCGCCGAGGAACACAAGGCCGATGTCATCGGCATGTCCGGCCTGCTGGTGAAGTCCACCGTGATCATGAAGGAGAACCTGGAGGAGCTCAACCAGCGCAAGATGGCCGCCGACTACCCGGTCATCCTCGGCGGTGCCGCCCTCACCCGCGCCTACGTCGAACAGGACCTCCACGAGATCTACGAGGGCGAGGTCCGCTACGCCCGCGACGCCTTCGAGGGCCTGCGCCTGATGGACGCCCTGATCGCCGTCAAGCGCGGCGTCCCCGGCGCCACCCTGCCCGAGCTCAAGCAGCGCCGGGTCGCCAAGCGCGACGTCCCGGTCCTGGACGTGGAGGAGCCGGAGCCGGGCGGCCGGTCCGACGTGGCCGTGGACAACCCGGTCCCCACCCCGCCGTTCTGGGGCACCCGCGTGGTCAAGGGCATCCCGCTCAAGGACTACGCCTCCTGGCTGGACGAGGGCGCCCTGTTCAAGGGCCAGTGGGGCCTCAAGCAGGCCCGCGCCGGCGGCGCCACGTACGAGGAGCTCGTCGAAACCGAGGGCCGGCCCCGGCTGCGCGGCCTGCTGGAGAAGCTGCACACCGAGAACCTGCTGGAAGCCGCCGTGGTCTACGGCTACTTCCCCTGCGTCTCCAAGGGCGAGGACCTGATCATCCTCGACGACCAGGGCAACGAGCGGACCCGGTTCACCTTCCCCCGCCAGCGCCGCGGGCGCCGCCTCTGCCTCGCCGACTTCTTCCGCCCGGAGGAGTCCGGCGAGACCGACGTCGTCGGCCTCCAGGTGGTCACCGTCGGCTCCAGGATCGGCGAGGCCACCGCCCGGCTCTTCGCCGACAACGCCTACCGCGAGTACATGGAGCTGCACGGCCTCTCCGTCCAGCTCGCCGAGGCCATGGCCGAGTACTGGCACGCCCGGGTCCGCTCCGAGCTCGGCTTCGCCGGCGAGGACCCCGCCGACGTCGAGGACATGTTCGCGCTCAAGTACCGGGGCGCCCGCTTCTCCCTCGGCTACGGGGCCTGCCCCGACCTGGAGGACCGCGCCAAGATCGCCGACCTGCTCCAGCCGGAGCGGATCGGGGTCCACCTCTCGGAGGAGTTCCAGCTCCACCCCGAGCAGTCGACCGACGCGATCGTGATCCACCACCCCGAAGCGAAGTATTTCAACGCACGCTGA
- a CDS encoding ABC transporter substrate-binding protein, with protein sequence MNRKTMVLTAAAGLLTPALTACGSAGGGGAGSGAIVVGTTDRFEAAAFAPAPFDPAYAYDAGAWNVLRQTVQTLMHTPRGGGQPVPEAASDCRFTDTTNQTYRCTLRPGLTFANGDPLGPEDVKFSIDRVLAIKDENGPASLLSTLDKIETKGEDTVVFHLKTPDATFPHKLATPATGIVNSKTYDARKLREGFEVDGSGPYTMKAEVKDNQLVRAVFSRNTHYKGDLKPQNDKVELRMFEDSESMGKALTDGSIHMVSRTLSPAQIQQFSATPPKGVKLVPLPGLEIRYLGFNTEAPVVKDKAVRQALAASIDRGKLIGKVYGKSAQPLYSLVPSSVSGHVNSFYNKYGDGDPQTAANLLRQAGIKTPVKLTLNYTKDHYGDGTAAEFEAIKAQLNATKLFDVTVQGTDWADFRPAQKKGDYAAYGLGWFPDYADADNFLAPFLEQDNFLGTPYANSTVRTKLIPESRRAADRNHAASAIGEMQDIVAEDVPVLPLWQGKQYVAARDGITGVEWSVNSISDLQLWELGRGVSG encoded by the coding sequence ATGAACCGCAAGACCATGGTGCTGACGGCCGCGGCCGGACTGCTCACCCCCGCGCTGACCGCATGCGGCAGCGCCGGCGGCGGAGGAGCAGGATCCGGAGCGATCGTCGTCGGAACCACCGACCGGTTCGAGGCCGCCGCATTCGCCCCCGCACCCTTCGACCCGGCCTACGCCTACGACGCCGGCGCCTGGAACGTGCTCCGCCAGACCGTCCAGACCCTGATGCACACTCCCCGCGGCGGCGGCCAGCCCGTCCCCGAGGCCGCCTCGGACTGCCGGTTCACCGACACCACCAACCAGACCTACCGCTGCACCCTGCGGCCCGGCCTCACCTTCGCCAACGGCGACCCGCTCGGCCCCGAGGACGTCAAGTTCTCCATCGACCGGGTCCTGGCCATCAAGGACGAGAACGGCCCCGCAAGCCTCCTCTCCACCCTCGACAAGATCGAGACCAAGGGCGAGGACACGGTGGTCTTCCACCTCAAGACGCCCGACGCGACCTTCCCGCACAAGCTGGCCACCCCCGCCACCGGCATCGTCAACAGCAAGACGTACGACGCCAGGAAGCTCCGCGAGGGCTTCGAGGTCGACGGCTCCGGCCCGTACACGATGAAGGCCGAAGTCAAGGACAACCAGCTGGTCCGGGCCGTCTTCAGCCGCAACACCCACTACAAGGGCGACCTCAAGCCGCAGAACGACAAGGTCGAACTGCGCATGTTCGAGGACTCCGAGTCCATGGGCAAGGCACTCACCGACGGGTCCATCCACATGGTCTCCCGCACCCTGTCGCCCGCCCAGATCCAGCAGTTCTCGGCCACCCCGCCCAAGGGCGTCAAGCTGGTCCCGCTGCCCGGCCTGGAAATCCGCTACCTCGGCTTCAACACCGAAGCCCCCGTCGTCAAGGACAAGGCCGTCCGCCAGGCCCTGGCCGCCTCCATCGACCGCGGCAAGCTCATCGGCAAGGTCTACGGCAAGAGCGCCCAGCCCCTCTACTCACTCGTCCCCAGCAGCGTCTCCGGGCACGTCAACTCCTTCTACAACAAGTACGGCGACGGAGACCCGCAGACCGCCGCGAACCTGCTGCGCCAGGCCGGCATCAAGACCCCCGTCAAGCTCACCCTCAACTACACCAAGGACCACTACGGCGACGGCACGGCCGCCGAGTTCGAGGCCATCAAGGCCCAGCTCAACGCCACCAAGCTGTTCGACGTGACCGTCCAGGGCACCGACTGGGCCGACTTCCGGCCGGCCCAGAAGAAGGGCGACTACGCCGCCTACGGGCTCGGCTGGTTCCCCGACTACGCGGACGCCGACAACTTCCTCGCTCCCTTCCTGGAGCAGGACAACTTCCTGGGCACGCCGTACGCGAACAGCACGGTGCGCACCAAGCTGATCCCCGAATCCCGGCGCGCGGCCGACCGAAACCACGCCGCCTCCGCCATCGGGGAGATGCAGGACATCGTCGCCGAGGACGTGCCCGTCCTGCCGCTCTGGCAGGGCAAGCAGTACGTCGCCGCGCGCGACGGCATCACCGGGGTGGAGTGGTCCGTGAACTCCATCTCCGACCTCCAGCTCTGGGAACTCGGCCGCGGCGTCAGCGGCTGA
- a CDS encoding IclR family transcriptional regulator: protein MARNIQSLERAAAMLRLLAGGERRLGLSDVASSLGLAKGTAHGILRTLQAEGFVEQDPASGRYQLGAELLRLGNSYLDVHELRARALVWTDDLARASGESVYVGVLHQSGVLIMHHVFRPDDSRQVLEVGAMQPLHCTALGKVLSAWDPVAHSQALEAEREAFTPRTVTDPEGFESELALTRARGWAADVEETWDGIASVAAPIHDRRRMPVGAVAVAGAVERVCGAPGEPGEPRPALVAAVRDCARAVSRDLGAGRF from the coding sequence ATGGCACGGAACATCCAGTCGCTCGAACGAGCCGCTGCGATGCTGCGGCTGCTGGCCGGCGGGGAGCGCCGGCTGGGGCTGTCCGACGTGGCGTCCTCGCTGGGGCTGGCCAAGGGGACGGCGCACGGGATCCTGCGCACGCTGCAGGCCGAGGGCTTCGTCGAGCAGGACCCGGCGTCCGGCCGGTACCAGCTGGGCGCCGAGCTGCTGCGGCTCGGCAACAGCTATCTGGACGTGCACGAGCTGCGGGCCCGCGCCCTGGTGTGGACCGACGACCTGGCCCGGGCCAGCGGGGAGAGCGTGTACGTGGGGGTGCTGCACCAGAGCGGGGTGCTGATCATGCACCACGTGTTCCGGCCGGACGACAGCCGCCAGGTGCTGGAGGTGGGGGCCATGCAGCCCTTGCACTGCACGGCCCTGGGCAAGGTGCTCTCGGCCTGGGACCCGGTGGCGCACAGCCAGGCCCTGGAGGCCGAGCGGGAGGCGTTCACGCCCCGGACGGTGACCGATCCGGAGGGCTTCGAATCGGAGCTGGCGCTGACCCGGGCGCGCGGCTGGGCCGCGGACGTCGAGGAGACCTGGGACGGCATCGCCTCGGTGGCTGCCCCGATCCACGACCGGCGCCGGATGCCGGTCGGCGCGGTGGCCGTGGCAGGTGCCGTGGAGCGGGTCTGCGGGGCCCCCGGAGAGCCCGGAGAGCCGCGGCCGGCCCTGGTGGCGGCGGTCCGGGATTGCGCAAGGGCGGTTTCCCGCGATCTCGGCGCAGGCCGGTTCTGA
- a CDS encoding RecB family exonuclease, which translates to MTTSSGAVPGAAEADAAPVAVRPSSLSPSRASDFMQCPLLYRFRVIDKLPEKPSAAATRGTLVHAVLERLFDHPADERTAPRAKALVPGQWDRLLESRPELAQLFPEDDGGAGLARWLTEAEALVERWFTLEDPTRLEPVEREFFVEAELESGLRLRGIIDRVDVAPTGEVRIVDYKTGKAPRPEYAEGALFQMKFYALVVWRLKRVVPRRLQLVYLGSGDVLTYDPVIADLERVERKLHALWEAIKEATESGDWRPRPTKLCGWCDHQAVCPEFGGTPPAYPLTIIPRSDVAGGGPEES; encoded by the coding sequence ATGACGACGAGTTCCGGTGCGGTGCCAGGTGCCGCGGAAGCCGATGCCGCGCCGGTTGCTGTCCGGCCCAGTTCGCTGTCCCCGTCGCGGGCGAGCGATTTCATGCAGTGTCCGCTGCTGTACCGGTTCCGGGTGATCGACAAGCTGCCGGAGAAGCCGAGTGCGGCGGCGACGCGGGGGACGCTGGTGCATGCGGTGCTGGAGCGGCTCTTCGACCATCCTGCGGACGAGCGTACGGCGCCGCGGGCCAAGGCGCTGGTGCCGGGGCAGTGGGACCGGCTGCTGGAGTCGAGGCCGGAGCTGGCGCAGCTGTTCCCGGAGGATGACGGGGGTGCGGGGCTGGCGCGGTGGCTGACGGAGGCCGAGGCGCTGGTGGAGCGCTGGTTCACGCTGGAGGACCCGACGCGGCTGGAGCCGGTGGAGCGGGAGTTCTTCGTGGAGGCGGAGCTGGAGTCGGGGCTGCGGCTGCGCGGGATCATCGACCGGGTGGATGTGGCGCCGACGGGTGAGGTGCGGATCGTCGATTACAAGACGGGGAAGGCGCCGCGTCCGGAGTATGCCGAGGGTGCGCTGTTCCAGATGAAGTTCTATGCGCTGGTGGTGTGGCGGCTGAAGCGGGTGGTGCCGCGGCGGCTGCAGCTGGTGTATCTGGGCAGTGGGGATGTGCTGACGTACGACCCGGTGATCGCGGATCTGGAGCGGGTGGAGCGGAAGCTGCATGCGCTGTGGGAGGCGATCAAGGAGGCGACGGAGTCGGGTGACTGGCGGCCTCGGCCGACGAAGCTGTGCGGCTGGTGCGATCACCAGGCGGTGTGTCCGGAATTCGGTGGCACTCCCCCGGCCTATCCGTTGACGATCATCCCCAGGTCCGATGTGGCGGGGGGCGGCCCGGAGGAATCCTGA